In Zingiber officinale cultivar Zhangliang chromosome 6A, Zo_v1.1, whole genome shotgun sequence, a single genomic region encodes these proteins:
- the LOC121994931 gene encoding pectinesterase inhibitor-like: MTLYTSLPLLLLFVLSAAPDHSSAAVSNSLKDACAKFVYPDFCLKALGDDPRSATADFHGLALISLDLSVASANAISSSYAQKRREPSLDAAAKNSLDGCLLLYQNNFPLLDYARKFLEGGQPGVGRELLDQAMWVPVECDGGIKDGDKANLAHLILLARRFMELLNPQ; the protein is encoded by the coding sequence ATGACGCTTTACAcctcccttcctctcctcctcctcttcgtcctctCCGCCGCCCCCGATCACTCCTCTGCCGCAGTCTCCAACTCGCTGAAGGACGCTTGCGCCAAATTTGTCTACCCTGACTTCTGCCTCAAGGCGCTTGGAGACGACCCCCGCAGCGCGACCGCCGACTTCCACGGCCTCGCCCTCATCTCCCTCGACCTTTCCGTGGCCAGCGCCAACGCTATCAGCTCCAGTTACGCCCAGAAACGCCGCGAACCGTCCCTCGACGCCGCCGCCAAGAACTCGCTGGACGGCTGCCTGCTCCTCTACCAGAACAATTTCCCTCTGCTGGATTACGCCCGCAAGTTTCTGGAGGGCGGCCAACCGGGGGTTGGGAGAGAATTATTGGATCAGGCGATGTGGGTGCCTGTCGAATGCGACGGAGGGATCAAGGACGGAGACAAAGCTAACTTGGCACACCTCATTCTCCTCGCACGGAGGTTCATGGAGCTCCTCAATCCTCAGTAG